A window of the Pararge aegeria chromosome 2, ilParAegt1.1, whole genome shotgun sequence genome harbors these coding sequences:
- the LOC120632769 gene encoding uncharacterized protein LOC120632769: MSAFAMFFVAIGLAIFQISKINGVKDFDIDNVLGQIHQDDSSPRLTTLDRSLERQENTDDDYEQLVENIVRSPQVQIGFPYKEKYYLVSGKGHRNKRDRFRKWPWRQYIYVKPAWLKSVYTPRTQNPLNNMKHEEDHSDLGVYSKIYLVLDPNADITDSDVEDLSNMVTSVLTKPSTSRKTSLKERFQKKRRYKGYVLKDNRRRIRDSKEMFAEKDSIERGYRSKRPRGDYGGVGGRTPIPYIRHRDDIFEKE; the protein is encoded by the exons ATGTCTGCTTTTGCGATGTTTTTTGTAG cgATAGGACTGGCTATAtttcaaataagtaaaataaatgggGTAAaagattttgatatcgataacGTTTTGGGTCAGATACACCAAGACGATTCTTCACCTCGTCTTACGACTTTAGATAGGTCACTGGAACGGCAGGAAAATACGGATGATGATTATGAACAACTAGTTGAAAACATAGTTCGAAGCCCTCAAGTTCAAATAGGATTCCCTTATAAAgagaaatattatttagttagtgGTAAAGGCCACAGGAATAAACGGGATCGGTTTCGAAAGTGGCCCTGGAGGCAGTATATTTATGTTAAGCCTGCATGGTTGAAGTCAGTTTATACTCCAAGGACACAAAATCCTTTGAATAACATGAAACATGAAGAAGATCATAGCGATCTTGGTGTCTATTCTAAGATTTACTTGGTACTTGATCCAAATGCTGATATAACTGATTCAGACGTTGAAGATTTGAGCAATAT GGTGACATCGGTACTCACAAAACCTAGTACTTCAAGGAAAACTTCACTGAAAGAACGTTTCCAAAAGAAACGACGTTACAAAGGCTACGTACTGAAAGATAATCGAAGACGAATTCGCGATTCAAAAGAAA TGTTTGCGGAAAAGGATTCAATAGAGCGTGGTTATAGATCGAAAAGACCCCGAGGAGATTATGGCGGTGTTGGAGGACGGACGCCTATACCGTACATCAGACATCGTGATGATATATTTGAGAAGgaataa